Within Paracoccus jeotgali, the genomic segment TGCGGACATAATCCGGGATGATGAATGGATTGAATGTGTCGTCACAGGACGTGCGCAGGTGATAGGCTTGGGCAAAATGGGCTCGGGTCAGCTGCGATGCACCGGCGAGATAAGCCTGCTCGATGCCCGCCAGGATCAACTCGATGACCAGACCGAACTGATTTGCAGCGGCGTGGATGAGCCGCTCACCGTGGGCGAGTTCGAGAATATCTGGGCCGGGCACAAGCTCTGCCTTGCTGCAGTAGCTCTCGATGAGGTCAAGGACATCATTTCCATGCGCTACCGGCGACAGGCTCTCGAAATGGATGGTGTCCATGCGGCGGGCCAGCTGCGGGTCATGGTTAAGAATGTCCTCCAGCTCAGGCGTGCCCGAGAGGATGATGCCGACCGGCCATTCCGGATCCGTCATCAGCGTCTTGAGCATGGACGCGACGGAATTGAGTTCATGCCGCGTTCCGCGAGACGCCAGGTCCTGCG encodes:
- a CDS encoding TniB family NTP-binding protein — protein: MMSNEQIKDTARRIARLRDHFIHHDRFGPLEDRFSLLIEKRLADCEAGRTSEAHGLALSGLSGTGKTSAMNHLMVRAGKRLNCSGHEAFSNVSIRVPSPATLKFVGQTLLRALGYQISSERQAWYIWDLVRHHLKERKILFVHLDEAQDLASRGTRHELNSVASMLKTLMTDPEWPVGIILSGTPELEDILNHDPQLARRMDTIHFESLSPVAHGNDVLDLIESYCSKAELVPGPDILELAHGERLIHAAANQFGLVIELILAGIEQAYLAGASQLTRAHFAQAYHLRTSCDDTFNPFIIPDYVRIDARQVFSREKR